A window of Micrococcus endophyticus contains these coding sequences:
- a CDS encoding YlxR family protein, translated as MTSRTVVRTCIGCRSRADQQELVRVALDPSTEPPSVVWDPERRRPGRGAWLHPGRDCLLLALRRRAFGRAFRSAVDAEGLRREPETPADRPTDEGGSEI; from the coding sequence ATGACGTCCCGGACGGTCGTGCGCACCTGCATCGGATGCCGGTCGAGGGCGGACCAGCAAGAGCTGGTGCGCGTCGCGCTGGACCCCTCGACGGAACCCCCATCCGTCGTCTGGGATCCCGAGCGGCGCCGTCCCGGCCGGGGTGCCTGGCTGCACCCCGGGAGGGACTGCCTCCTCCTCGCCCTGCGCCGCCGCGCGTTCGGGCGGGCCTTCCGGTCCGCCGTCGACGCCGAGGGCCTGAGACGCGAGCCGGAGACGCCGGCTGACAGACCGACAGATGAAGGCGGGTCAGAGATCTGA
- the nusA gene encoding transcription termination factor NusA produces MDIDMSALRMLEAEREIPMDRLIPTIEQALLMAYHRTPGALKRARVEIDRVSGHVTVWATELDEDGTPIGEFDDTPNGFGRVAASTARQVMIQRMREEDDDKVLGEFKDKEGELVSGVIQQGVNRQMIQVNLGTLEAVLPPPEQVPGEDYSHGRRLRAYVVSATRGNKGPSVTVSRSHPGLVRKLFELEVPEIADGSVEITALAREAGHRTKMAVRATRPGVNAKGASIGEMGSRVRAVMTELNDEKIDIVEHAEDPAQMIANALSPAKTVSVEVLDADQHSARAVVPEHQLSLAIGKEGQNARLAAKLTGWRIDIVGDGSDVSAPAR; encoded by the coding sequence TTGGACATCGACATGAGCGCGCTGCGCATGCTGGAGGCGGAGCGGGAGATCCCGATGGACCGCCTGATCCCCACCATCGAGCAGGCCCTGCTCATGGCGTACCACCGCACCCCCGGCGCCCTGAAGCGCGCGCGCGTGGAGATCGACCGGGTCTCCGGCCACGTCACGGTGTGGGCCACGGAGCTGGACGAGGACGGCACGCCCATCGGCGAGTTCGACGACACCCCCAACGGCTTCGGCCGCGTGGCCGCCTCCACCGCCCGCCAGGTGATGATCCAGCGCATGCGCGAGGAGGACGACGACAAGGTCCTCGGCGAGTTCAAGGACAAGGAGGGTGAGCTCGTCTCCGGCGTCATCCAGCAGGGCGTGAACCGCCAGATGATCCAGGTGAACCTGGGCACGCTCGAGGCCGTCCTGCCCCCGCCCGAGCAGGTGCCGGGCGAGGACTACTCGCACGGCCGCCGCCTGCGCGCCTACGTGGTCTCCGCCACCCGCGGCAACAAGGGCCCCTCCGTCACCGTGTCCCGCTCCCACCCGGGCCTGGTGCGCAAGCTCTTCGAGCTGGAGGTCCCGGAGATCGCCGACGGCTCCGTGGAGATCACGGCGCTCGCCCGCGAGGCCGGCCACCGCACCAAGATGGCCGTGCGCGCCACCCGCCCCGGCGTGAACGCCAAGGGCGCCTCGATCGGCGAGATGGGCAGCCGCGTGCGCGCCGTGATGACGGAGCTCAACGACGAGAAGATCGACATCGTCGAGCACGCCGAGGACCCGGCGCAGATGATCGCCAACGCCCTGTCCCCGGCCAAGACCGTGTCCGTGGAGGTCCTCGACGCCGACCAGCACTCCGCCCGCGCCGTCGTGCCCGAGCACCAGCTGTCCCTGGCCATCGGCAAGGAGGGCCAGAACGCCCGCCTCGCGGCCAAGCTCACCGGCTGGCGCATCGACATCGTGGGCGACGGCTCGGACGTCTCCGCCCCGGCCCGCTGA
- the rimP gene encoding ribosome maturation factor RimP — protein MDSTDRHDDAASLRARVEEALASADVVVEEVRVAGSAAHPTVEVVVDRASGTEGLSLDELAGLSGRVSAALDALGDHVPGVGAGEYLLELTTAGVDRPLTQPRHFARNVGRLVEVAVDGGEPFTARLLAADEDAVELAEVRPGAKKGMKAKQLPAQRVELARLGPAVVQVEWTPAQQAADAAAAGEQTAEHTEA, from the coding sequence ATGGACAGCACCGACCGCCACGACGACGCCGCCTCCCTGCGCGCCCGCGTCGAGGAGGCCCTGGCCTCCGCCGACGTGGTGGTGGAGGAGGTCCGGGTCGCCGGCTCGGCCGCCCATCCCACCGTCGAGGTGGTCGTGGACCGCGCCTCCGGCACCGAGGGCCTGAGCCTGGACGAGCTGGCCGGGCTCAGCGGTCGCGTCTCCGCCGCCCTGGACGCCCTCGGGGACCACGTGCCCGGCGTCGGCGCGGGGGAGTACCTGCTCGAGCTGACCACGGCGGGCGTGGACCGCCCGCTCACGCAGCCGCGCCACTTCGCCCGCAACGTCGGCCGCCTCGTGGAGGTGGCCGTGGACGGCGGCGAGCCCTTCACCGCCCGCCTGCTCGCGGCGGACGAGGACGCCGTCGAGCTGGCCGAGGTGCGCCCCGGCGCGAAGAAGGGCATGAAGGCCAAGCAGCTCCCCGCGCAGCGCGTGGAGCTGGCCCGCCTCGGCCCGGCCGTGGTGCAGGTAGAGTGGACCCCCGCTCAGCAGGCCGCCGACGCCGCGGCCGCGGGCGAGCAGACGGCCGAGCACACGGAGGCATGA
- a CDS encoding TSUP family transporter: MLAAGFAAGWIDAVVGGGGLLQLPALLLVPGLSPVQALATNKMGSVFGTATSAITYRRRLRQDLSTALPMAAVAFVAALAGAVVAASLPAGVIRPVILVALIAVAVFTAVRPSLGKTAGVGPERRTAVARAVALGAAVGFYDGVLGPGTGTFLILGLVLLLKFDFLHASAQAKIVNLATNLGALAFFIPAGHAVLGLGLLLGAANLVGGYVGARMAIARGTGFIRVVYLIVVAALIVKVGADTLAPLLP, from the coding sequence GTGCTCGCCGCGGGCTTCGCGGCGGGCTGGATCGACGCCGTCGTGGGCGGGGGCGGGCTGCTGCAGCTGCCCGCGCTGCTGCTCGTGCCCGGGCTGAGCCCGGTGCAGGCGCTGGCCACCAACAAGATGGGCTCGGTGTTCGGCACGGCGACGTCGGCGATCACCTACCGGCGGCGGCTGCGGCAGGACCTGTCCACGGCGCTGCCGATGGCGGCGGTCGCCTTCGTCGCGGCCCTGGCCGGGGCCGTGGTGGCCGCGAGCCTGCCGGCCGGCGTGATCCGCCCGGTGATCCTCGTGGCGCTGATCGCCGTCGCCGTGTTCACGGCGGTGCGCCCCAGCCTGGGGAAGACTGCCGGCGTGGGCCCGGAGCGCCGCACCGCGGTGGCCCGGGCCGTGGCCCTGGGCGCCGCGGTGGGCTTCTACGACGGCGTGCTCGGCCCCGGCACGGGCACGTTCCTGATCCTGGGCCTCGTGCTGCTGCTGAAGTTCGACTTCCTGCACGCCTCGGCCCAGGCGAAGATCGTGAACCTCGCCACGAACCTCGGCGCGCTCGCGTTCTTCATCCCTGCCGGCCACGCCGTGCTGGGCCTGGGCCTGCTGCTCGGCGCGGCCAACCTGGTGGGCGGCTACGTGGGGGCGCGCATGGCGATCGCGCGCGGCACCGGCTTCATCCGGGTCGTCTACCTGATCGTGGTGGCCGCGCTGATCGTCAAGGTCGGGGCGGACACGCTCGCCCCGCTCCTGCCCTGA
- a CDS encoding proline--tRNA ligase — MALRMSTLFLRTLRDDPADAEVASHRLLVRAGMIRRAGFGTFTWLPLGLRVLRRVEQIVREEMDAIGGQEVHFPALLPKEPYEATGRWDEYGDGIFRVQDRKGADLLLAPTHEEMFTLLVKDHYSSYKDLPAYLYQIQTKYRDESRPRAGLLRVRDFVMKDSYSFTVDDAGLDEAYEAHRAAYERIFARLGLETVAVEATAGAMGGSRSEEFLHPCAIGEDTFVESPGGYRANVEAVTTVAPAPLDEAAMAALPAPEVKETPASTTIAALVDVANELAPRAEGAWTAADTLKCVVLTAVLDGDERRQFVVAVPGDREVDLKRLETTVAPALGLSGEPGVEAATEEDLRRHPSLVKGYIGPGAGPDGGAPVLGAESVSGLPFLVDPRIAAGTAWITGANADQRHVFGLVAGRDFGWDGVVEATVVRDGDEAPDGSGPLTARRGIEMGHIFQLGRKYAEALDLKVLDQNGKQVVVTMGSYGIGVTRAVAAIAESHRDEKGLVWPRAVAPADVHVLATGKGAEVFEAAEQIVAGLEAAGLTVLFDDRPKVSAGVKFGDVELIGLPTSVVVGRGLADGVVEVKDRATGEARSVPVAEAVDAVVAEVRDGR; from the coding sequence ATGGCCCTGCGCATGTCCACCCTGTTCCTGCGGACCCTGCGCGACGACCCGGCCGACGCCGAGGTCGCGAGCCATCGCCTGCTGGTCCGCGCCGGCATGATCCGCCGCGCCGGCTTCGGCACCTTCACCTGGCTGCCGCTGGGCCTGCGCGTGCTGCGCCGCGTGGAGCAGATCGTGCGCGAGGAGATGGACGCGATCGGCGGCCAGGAGGTGCACTTCCCGGCGCTGCTGCCCAAGGAGCCCTACGAGGCCACGGGCCGCTGGGACGAGTACGGGGACGGCATCTTCCGCGTGCAGGACCGCAAGGGCGCCGACCTGCTGCTGGCCCCCACCCACGAGGAGATGTTCACCCTCCTGGTGAAGGACCACTACTCCTCGTACAAGGACCTGCCGGCGTACCTGTACCAGATCCAGACCAAGTACCGGGACGAGTCCCGCCCCCGCGCGGGCCTGCTGCGCGTGCGCGACTTCGTGATGAAGGACTCCTACTCCTTCACCGTGGACGACGCCGGCCTGGACGAGGCCTACGAGGCCCACCGCGCCGCCTACGAGCGCATCTTCGCCCGCCTGGGTCTGGAGACCGTGGCCGTCGAGGCCACCGCCGGGGCCATGGGCGGCTCGCGCTCCGAGGAGTTCCTGCACCCCTGCGCCATCGGGGAGGACACTTTCGTGGAGTCCCCGGGCGGCTACCGCGCCAACGTGGAGGCCGTGACCACGGTGGCCCCGGCCCCGCTGGACGAGGCCGCCATGGCCGCGCTGCCGGCGCCCGAGGTCAAGGAGACCCCCGCCTCCACCACCATCGCCGCCCTCGTGGACGTCGCCAACGAGCTGGCCCCCCGCGCCGAGGGCGCGTGGACCGCCGCGGACACCCTCAAGTGCGTGGTCCTCACCGCCGTGCTCGACGGCGACGAGCGCCGCCAGTTCGTCGTGGCCGTCCCCGGGGACCGCGAGGTGGACCTCAAGCGCCTCGAGACCACGGTGGCCCCGGCCCTCGGCCTGAGCGGCGAGCCCGGCGTCGAGGCCGCCACCGAGGAGGACCTGCGCCGCCACCCGTCCCTGGTCAAGGGCTACATCGGCCCCGGCGCCGGCCCGGACGGCGGCGCCCCCGTGCTCGGCGCGGAGTCCGTCTCCGGCCTGCCCTTCCTCGTGGACCCGCGCATCGCCGCCGGCACCGCCTGGATCACGGGCGCCAACGCGGACCAGCGTCACGTGTTCGGCCTCGTGGCCGGCCGCGACTTCGGCTGGGACGGCGTCGTGGAGGCCACCGTGGTGCGCGACGGCGACGAGGCCCCGGACGGCTCCGGCCCCCTGACGGCCCGCCGCGGCATCGAGATGGGCCACATCTTCCAGCTCGGCCGCAAGTACGCCGAGGCCCTGGACCTGAAGGTCCTGGACCAGAACGGCAAGCAGGTCGTGGTGACCATGGGCTCCTACGGCATCGGCGTCACCCGCGCCGTGGCCGCGATCGCCGAGTCCCACCGGGACGAGAAGGGCCTCGTGTGGCCCCGCGCGGTGGCCCCGGCCGACGTGCACGTGCTCGCCACCGGCAAGGGCGCTGAGGTGTTCGAGGCCGCCGAGCAGATCGTCGCCGGGCTCGAGGCCGCGGGCCTCACCGTGCTCTTCGACGACCGCCCGAAGGTCTCGGCCGGCGTGAAGTTCGGCGACGTGGAGCTCATCGGCCTGCCCACCTCCGTGGTGGTCGGCCGCGGGCTGGCGGACGGCGTGGTGGAGGTCAAGGACCGCGCCACCGGCGAGGCCCGCTCGGTGCCGGTGGCCGAGGCCGTCGACGCCGTCGTGGCCGAGGTGCGCGACGGGCGCTGA